A stretch of the Bifidobacterium sp. WK012_4_13 genome encodes the following:
- a CDS encoding replication protein RepA: MDNDTTSSDVNGNNRDAVHEEHTGQEWQQLNSQQRLYLLSDFCKFSLPYTDPGNVESWKRINGNTLYTVNPNLYVKDKKQYALWPYGKIARLLLIWISTQVMLHKADNLMLTLPQSLNQLMKEIGIYRHDGKPNGREYNRYRVALQAICGMRTQVTTYEGDDENGMMAGKNLIIADTYNLGWGFKTMGELSTISLNKSTYEHMQHSTPLDAAAVFLLTNTNPLVKGRSRGQDLDLYTWLNARNYSLIHSPSRQTSPITWQQLANQFGNTYGRLDNFIRRFKSSLNNVRMVWPDLNVEIIDGQGIILHRSKRSVTAKRKPTGN, encoded by the coding sequence ATGGACAATGATACTACAAGCAGCGATGTGAACGGCAACAACAGAGATGCCGTTCACGAAGAGCATACAGGCCAGGAATGGCAGCAGCTCAACAGCCAGCAACGTCTGTATTTACTCTCCGACTTTTGCAAGTTCAGCCTCCCCTACACTGACCCAGGCAATGTCGAGTCTTGGAAGCGTATCAACGGCAACACCCTTTATACGGTGAACCCAAACCTATATGTAAAAGACAAAAAACAGTATGCTCTATGGCCTTACGGCAAAATAGCCCGACTTCTTCTCATATGGATCTCCACACAAGTTATGCTCCACAAAGCAGACAACCTCATGCTGACACTCCCCCAAAGCCTGAACCAGCTCATGAAGGAAATAGGAATATACCGGCACGACGGCAAACCAAATGGTAGAGAATACAATCGATATCGTGTTGCGTTACAGGCCATTTGTGGCATGAGAACACAAGTTACTACTTATGAGGGAGATGACGAAAACGGAATGATGGCAGGCAAGAACCTCATCATTGCGGATACTTACAACCTCGGATGGGGTTTCAAGACTATGGGAGAACTCTCAACCATCAGCCTTAACAAAAGTACCTATGAACATATGCAGCACAGTACTCCGCTTGACGCCGCCGCAGTGTTTCTGCTTACCAACACCAACCCGCTCGTCAAGGGACGCAGTAGAGGCCAAGATCTAGATCTTTACACGTGGCTCAATGCTCGTAATTACTCGCTGATCCACTCCCCCAGTCGTCAAACATCACCCATCACCTGGCAACAACTCGCCAACCAATTCGGCAACACCTACGGCAGACTTGATAACTTCATTAGGAGATTCAAGAGTTCATTGAACAACGTGCGAATGGTATGGCCGGATCTCAACGTCGAGATCATCGACGGCCAGGGAATCATCCTTCACAGGTCAAAACGAAGCGTCACAGCCAAACGAAAACCCACAGGAAACTGA
- a CDS encoding Fic/DOC family protein, with translation MNDDTGIDPYLIPGTNVLRNKVNAQSEQELADAENDLVNARYSKLASMPLAAEGTVGQLQWIHHYLFQDVYEWAGRIRTIDMSKGGGSVFQPLQLFTTGVQYAESTLENDHMPQGLDRDQFIERLAVNFANFNTLHPFREGNGRTQRVFWTLVARDAGWGLDWSRVTKRENDIASFVAHENVDYHPLEAMFDKITQPLPPEQDLRFLPAIGFKPSADEAPGQPNVYQVLSDSELRAAAATLQLPDQRQCTGEEERQRYTPGTQSGNQATQNRAIPFRRHAAEA, from the coding sequence ATGAATGATGACACGGGTATCGACCCGTATCTGATTCCCGGAACGAACGTACTGCGCAACAAAGTCAACGCCCAAAGTGAGCAGGAGTTGGCTGACGCCGAGAATGATCTGGTCAACGCCCGTTACAGCAAACTCGCCAGTATGCCTCTCGCCGCCGAAGGCACGGTCGGGCAGTTGCAGTGGATCCACCATTACCTGTTCCAGGACGTGTACGAGTGGGCGGGACGGATCCGCACCATCGATATGAGCAAGGGTGGAGGCAGCGTATTCCAACCCCTGCAACTGTTCACCACCGGCGTCCAATACGCGGAAAGCACGCTAGAGAACGATCATATGCCGCAAGGCTTGGATCGAGACCAGTTCATCGAGCGGCTGGCCGTCAACTTCGCCAACTTCAATACTCTGCATCCCTTCCGTGAGGGCAATGGCCGTACCCAGCGCGTGTTCTGGACACTAGTGGCCCGCGATGCCGGCTGGGGGTTGGACTGGTCGAGAGTGACCAAGCGCGAGAATGACATTGCCTCGTTTGTTGCCCATGAGAACGTGGACTATCACCCGTTGGAGGCCATGTTCGACAAGATCACCCAGCCATTGCCACCTGAACAGGATCTTCGGTTCCTGCCGGCCATCGGCTTCAAGCCCAGTGCAGATGAGGCACCAGGGCAGCCGAACGTGTACCAGGTGCTTTCCGACAGTGAGTTACGAGCAGCAGCGGCAACGCTACAGCTACCAGACCAAAGGCAGTGTACAGGCGAAGAAGAGCGTCAGCGATATACGCCAGGCACTCAGAGCGGGAACCAAGCAACTCAAAACAGAGCAATCCCCTTCCGACGTCACGCAGCAGAAGCGTAA
- a CDS encoding ParA family protein has product MAHFITFANTKGGAAKTTSALMFAGILTARGEKVEVRDTDPSGGATDWKKMAQKNGTPLPFLVHSANMKEVDEPPVSDADWVLIDTPPLQAEIIQAAISAADLVIITTQPSKLDVTRALETAEAVDKPMTVLVTRVDDRTVEWRQCEKRIKEAGLSRLDSYIKARESIKRAIGTNAIPSDSGYKEAVDEVMAAFR; this is encoded by the coding sequence ATGGCACACTTCATCACCTTCGCCAATACCAAGGGCGGCGCGGCGAAGACCACCAGCGCCCTCATGTTCGCCGGTATCCTGACCGCAAGAGGAGAAAAGGTAGAGGTCAGGGACACCGATCCTTCCGGAGGGGCGACGGACTGGAAGAAGATGGCACAGAAAAACGGGACACCTCTCCCCTTCCTCGTGCACAGCGCAAACATGAAGGAAGTAGACGAACCACCCGTATCGGATGCTGACTGGGTGCTTATCGACACTCCACCGCTGCAAGCTGAGATCATTCAAGCGGCCATCTCGGCAGCTGATCTTGTCATCATCACCACGCAGCCAAGCAAACTTGATGTGACCCGCGCTCTGGAAACTGCAGAAGCAGTCGATAAGCCCATGACTGTGCTGGTTACGCGAGTGGATGATCGCACGGTCGAGTGGCGTCAATGCGAGAAACGCATCAAGGAAGCCGGGCTATCTCGTTTGGATTCCTACATCAAGGCAAGGGAAAGCATTAAACGCGCCATCGGCACCAATGCCATCCCGTCAGATAGTGGGTACAAGGAAGCCGTAGACGAGGTAATGGCCGCCTTCCGTTAA
- a CDS encoding LPXTG cell wall anchor domain-containing protein yields the protein MRFEGTVSKDAPANTKVDNQWKLTLNNSITPSNIVENTPPDDNPSKQDTQKDAKINIDGKTAVLGDRIYYRVNLDASKLDNTAYVVQRLGMVDDYDEQYLKLDTTGIHVLDAQGSDVTGKFNIQEKDGIVYAFFKTVDTTIPATGETVKGDPQPSDLKAYSTEKLDPLTSPAIDQKVLGQTYQIVLPMTVKAVKDGYTVKNTAIQVTNNEQKLTNTVSNPLKEINPSKDVTVNVGGASADGQSIYLNHLFLYQLDSSTLHTNRAYKEITDWKITDGYDQSHDRYTGQWAVYATKDVVEYQDGKAVTLAAKGDRIAGSGVDSTKFGGDLFTASDKDGVLTVTATARYLAIASSNDTTEQGWRAYVQMERIKTGDVKNQFVETLNGQDRPSNVVVTHTPDQTPSISIEKYDAKSGMKAGDRNDPKDALDVTGDTQIVFHITNTGKASLSKIDLKDQTIAGSGTVVDFKYPANWNTLVLKPGASVDVTGTLKGTKSNDHHTDRAKVTAQPIIDCPAIDTDPFDGKNPTVDPSKVCYDTAISAHDDWNGYNKPAPAKNALAKTGADIFWLAAAVVLLAGGGAGLFLYRRSLALSDASGKDTDSKE from the coding sequence GTGCGGTTCGAGGGCACGGTCTCCAAGGATGCTCCCGCGAACACGAAGGTGGACAACCAGTGGAAGTTGACGCTGAACAACAGCATCACTCCGTCGAACATCGTGGAGAACACGCCTCCCGACGACAATCCCTCCAAGCAGGACACTCAGAAGGATGCGAAGATCAACATCGACGGCAAGACCGCCGTGCTGGGCGACAGGATCTACTATCGGGTCAACCTCGATGCCTCGAAGCTGGACAACACCGCGTATGTGGTGCAGCGCCTGGGCATGGTCGATGACTACGACGAGCAGTACTTGAAGCTTGACACGACAGGGATCCATGTGCTTGACGCCCAGGGCAGTGACGTGACCGGCAAGTTCAACATCCAGGAGAAGGACGGCATCGTATATGCCTTCTTCAAGACGGTGGACACGACCATTCCCGCCACGGGCGAGACCGTGAAGGGCGACCCGCAGCCGTCCGACCTGAAAGCGTATTCGACCGAGAAGCTGGATCCGCTCACCTCGCCCGCCATCGACCAGAAGGTGCTTGGACAGACCTACCAGATCGTGCTGCCCATGACGGTGAAGGCCGTCAAGGACGGTTACACGGTGAAGAACACCGCGATCCAGGTCACCAACAACGAGCAGAAGCTCACCAACACCGTAAGCAACCCGTTGAAAGAGATCAACCCCTCCAAGGATGTCACGGTCAACGTGGGCGGCGCTTCGGCCGACGGTCAGAGCATCTACCTGAACCACCTGTTCCTCTACCAGCTGGATTCCTCGACTTTGCACACGAATCGTGCATACAAGGAGATCACCGACTGGAAGATCACGGACGGGTACGACCAGTCGCACGACCGGTACACCGGCCAGTGGGCGGTGTACGCCACCAAGGATGTGGTCGAATACCAGGACGGCAAGGCCGTGACTTTGGCCGCGAAGGGTGACCGGATCGCCGGCAGTGGCGTGGACTCCACGAAATTCGGTGGAGACCTGTTCACCGCATCCGATAAGGACGGTGTACTCACGGTGACCGCCACGGCTCGATACCTCGCCATCGCCTCATCCAACGACACCACGGAGCAGGGTTGGCGTGCCTACGTGCAGATGGAACGTATCAAGACCGGCGACGTGAAGAACCAGTTTGTTGAAACGCTCAACGGCCAGGACAGGCCGTCGAACGTGGTGGTCACCCATACTCCTGATCAGACGCCTTCCATCAGCATCGAGAAATACGATGCGAAGAGCGGCATGAAGGCCGGGGATCGCAACGATCCCAAGGACGCCCTGGACGTGACGGGTGACACACAGATCGTGTTCCACATCACCAACACCGGCAAGGCCAGTCTCTCAAAGATCGACTTGAAAGACCAGACCATCGCCGGTTCCGGCACGGTCGTGGACTTCAAGTATCCGGCCAACTGGAACACGCTCGTGTTGAAGCCCGGAGCGTCCGTGGACGTCACCGGCACGTTGAAGGGCACCAAGAGCAACGACCACCACACGGATCGTGCGAAGGTCACCGCGCAGCCGATCATCGACTGTCCGGCCATCGACACCGACCCATTCGACGGCAAGAACCCGACCGTGGATCCATCCAAGGTGTGCTACGACACTGCGATCAGCGCGCACGACGACTGGAACGGGTACAACAAGCCCGCGCCCGCCAAGAACGCCCTGGCGAAGACCGGTGCCGACATCTTCTGGCTGGCTGCCGCCGTGGTTCTGCTAGCAGGTGGCGGTGCGGGACTGTTCCTCTACCGCCGTTCCCTCGCCCTCTCCGACGCTTCCGGCAAGGATACGGACAGCAAGGAGTAA
- a CDS encoding VirD4-like conjugal transfer protein, CD1115 family, with amino-acid sequence MNRTRNRRDLAVIGIVFAVILFWMVDKISYQVRTDRAQGMSLDTAMNRLFTDILSRPSHFSTNRADLMAGAVSLIALGLVALYNAGWRRERNGEEHGSATWGTARDIRPFMDRKAFNNIQFTQTEGLSIDTHKTQRNINAFIIGGSGTGKTRFFIMPNLRRALTSYAVTDPKGEIMRDYGMELASRGYQVRTLNLIDFAQSNHFNPMKYFSRNDPEVSILRLTENLINNTSGSSSKESSDSFWVSSERALLNALIAFVYFSETDPSLPMVIDLVGRMGASEQDENKRFDVDLMFESAKHTVAAFIKDPELYDDEATRIIQGLEFAIKEYTPFTQGAGETKKSIIISLGNRLAPMQVGHVRAMLSDDDIDLGRIGKEKTVLFLELSDTDRTFSFLASIFYQCLFEENIYIADHSPEGHVQVPIQCLLDEFANIGKIPDFEQRISTFRSRWISACIVLQSYSQGKALYKEQWDTIVGNCDSILYLGSNDNTTNEWLSKRLGSGTIDVREDSQSYGMSGSSTKSWHKVKRELLTTDELALIRSDECVYTLRGVRPFLSKKIDPSAFVYKEKRS; translated from the coding sequence ATGAATCGTACACGCAACAGACGCGATCTTGCCGTTATCGGCATCGTCTTCGCCGTCATCCTGTTCTGGATGGTTGACAAGATCAGCTACCAGGTGCGCACAGACCGCGCCCAGGGCATGAGTCTCGACACGGCGATGAACCGTCTCTTTACCGACATTCTCTCCCGTCCGTCGCACTTTTCCACGAACCGTGCTGATCTCATGGCCGGTGCCGTCAGCCTGATCGCGCTCGGCCTGGTTGCGCTGTATAACGCGGGGTGGCGCAGAGAGCGCAACGGCGAGGAACATGGGTCAGCTACATGGGGCACTGCCAGAGACATACGCCCCTTCATGGATCGCAAGGCGTTCAACAACATTCAATTCACCCAGACCGAGGGGCTGAGCATTGACACGCACAAGACGCAGCGCAATATCAATGCCTTCATTATCGGCGGTTCCGGCACGGGAAAAACGCGCTTCTTCATCATGCCGAACCTGCGGCGTGCCCTGACAAGCTATGCGGTCACCGATCCCAAGGGCGAGATCATGCGCGACTACGGCATGGAGCTGGCGTCACGCGGCTACCAGGTGCGCACGCTGAACCTTATCGACTTCGCCCAATCCAATCATTTCAACCCGATGAAGTATTTCAGCAGAAACGATCCCGAAGTGTCCATCCTGCGATTGACTGAGAACCTGATCAACAACACGTCGGGCAGCAGCAGCAAGGAATCGTCCGACTCGTTCTGGGTCAGTTCCGAACGTGCCCTCCTGAATGCCCTGATCGCGTTCGTCTACTTCTCCGAGACCGATCCATCGCTGCCTATGGTCATCGACCTGGTTGGCCGCATGGGCGCGAGTGAGCAGGATGAAAACAAGCGTTTCGACGTTGACCTGATGTTTGAGTCCGCGAAGCACACGGTCGCCGCATTCATCAAGGATCCAGAGCTTTATGACGACGAGGCCACCCGCATCATCCAGGGCCTTGAGTTCGCCATCAAGGAGTACACGCCGTTCACGCAGGGTGCCGGCGAGACGAAGAAAAGCATCATCATCTCCCTGGGCAACCGGCTTGCCCCGATGCAGGTCGGCCATGTGCGCGCCATGCTCTCCGACGATGACATTGACCTGGGACGCATAGGCAAGGAGAAAACGGTACTGTTCCTGGAACTGTCGGACACGGATCGCACGTTCAGCTTCCTCGCCTCGATCTTCTACCAGTGCCTGTTCGAGGAGAACATCTACATTGCCGACCACAGTCCCGAAGGGCATGTGCAGGTGCCCATTCAATGCCTGTTGGACGAGTTCGCCAACATCGGCAAGATTCCCGACTTCGAGCAGCGCATCTCCACGTTCCGCAGTCGGTGGATCAGCGCGTGCATCGTCTTGCAGTCATACAGTCAGGGCAAGGCCCTCTATAAGGAGCAGTGGGACACCATCGTGGGCAACTGCGATTCCATCCTCTACCTCGGGTCGAATGACAACACCACGAACGAGTGGCTGAGCAAGCGGCTCGGATCGGGCACCATCGACGTGCGCGAGGATAGTCAGAGCTATGGGATGAGCGGCAGCAGCACGAAGTCGTGGCACAAGGTGAAGCGAGAGCTGCTGACCACGGACGAGCTGGCGCTGATCAGATCGGACGAGTGCGTGTATACGCTGCGCGGCGTGCGGCCGTTCCTTTCCAAGAAGATAGATCCGTCTGCCTTCGTGTACAAGGAGAAGCGGTCATGA
- a CDS encoding DUF3801 domain-containing protein — MVMEEQIAQSVLSAAMQGATLILRVSEKAANILAAATSTTVSKIGKTTKDTLRQGRESVVKLTKKAGGDLHFTEELSREDMRSVRNQLHQYGLHYGIEKNPDTGKYYIVFKGTDADMVKHSLERALATVSGKASIDPVTVPEQAQGINETAQDVAVTKASDLVPETVAADAPKFSMPFKTVQWDRDAKIISDNLTKLSIPFTVKPGGEGQQVFTFPQSCTPAVKQFIDSYAQNVPNFDTSRVGNYQQLGIEQVAQASTQKMPAVGKEHGETAQQPVQAKTRSSSKAMPRKKTAADVRRELKQDTQERINRARNAAPVKTATKTRAR; from the coding sequence ATGGTCATGGAAGAACAGATCGCACAAAGCGTGCTCAGCGCGGCCATGCAGGGAGCAACCCTTATCCTGCGCGTCAGCGAGAAGGCGGCGAACATACTTGCGGCGGCCACATCAACGACAGTCTCCAAGATAGGGAAAACCACGAAGGACACGCTGCGGCAAGGGCGTGAATCAGTAGTGAAACTCACGAAGAAGGCTGGCGGCGACCTTCATTTCACCGAAGAGCTCTCCCGTGAGGACATGCGCTCGGTGCGCAATCAACTGCATCAATATGGGCTGCATTACGGGATCGAGAAGAACCCCGATACCGGCAAGTACTACATCGTGTTCAAAGGCACTGACGCCGATATGGTCAAACACTCGCTCGAACGTGCGTTGGCGACCGTGAGCGGCAAGGCTAGCATCGACCCGGTGACGGTGCCTGAGCAAGCTCAGGGCATCAATGAGACCGCACAGGATGTGGCGGTCACGAAAGCCTCGGATCTCGTGCCGGAAACCGTTGCGGCCGACGCCCCCAAGTTCTCGATGCCGTTCAAGACCGTGCAATGGGATCGGGATGCGAAGATTATCAGCGACAATCTCACCAAGCTCTCCATCCCCTTCACGGTGAAGCCTGGCGGGGAAGGCCAGCAGGTTTTCACGTTCCCGCAATCATGCACGCCGGCCGTCAAGCAGTTCATCGACTCCTACGCGCAGAACGTACCCAACTTCGACACAAGCCGTGTCGGCAACTATCAGCAGCTCGGCATCGAGCAGGTGGCGCAGGCCTCCACCCAGAAGATGCCCGCTGTAGGCAAGGAGCATGGCGAGACCGCGCAGCAGCCCGTCCAGGCAAAGACCCGCTCATCGTCCAAGGCCATGCCACGCAAGAAGACTGCCGCCGACGTGCGCAGGGAACTGAAACAGGACACCCAGGAGCGCATCAACCGGGCACGCAACGCGGCACCGGTGAAAACGGCGACCAAGACGAGAGCCAGGTGA